From the Hevea brasiliensis isolate MT/VB/25A 57/8 chromosome 15, ASM3005281v1, whole genome shotgun sequence genome, one window contains:
- the LOC110631425 gene encoding bidirectional sugar transporter SWEET17 isoform X1: protein MEILSLLFGVIGNVISVLMFLSPAGTFWRIVKHGCTEDFESIPYVCTLLSAALWTYYGIIKPGAFPVATVNGFGILVEIVYVTLFLIYAPPKMRAKTWILLGLLDVGFLAAAILVTRLALQGQVRIDATGFICAGLNIVMYGSPLAAMKTVVITKSVEFMPFLLSFFLFLNGGIWTLFAILTGDYFLGVPNGAGFLLGTAQLVLYAIYRNAKPSRIVSDGLEEGWQYQTLISSSSSEQSHEVKQ, encoded by the exons ATGGAAATCTTGAGTTTGCTTTTTGGAGTCATAG GCAATGTGATCTCAGTGCTCATGTTTCTTTCTCCAGC TGGAACCTTTTGGAGAATAGTAAAGCACGGATGCACAGAGGATTTCGAGAGTATTCCTTACGTGTGCACGTTACTGAGCGCAGCTTTATGGACCTACTATGGGATCATCAAGCCAGGAGCCTTCCCAGTTGCCACTGTCAATGGTTTTGGGATCCTGGTGGAAATCGTCTACGTAACTCTATTCCTTATATATGCACCACCAAAAATGAGG GCTAAAACGTGGATTCTTCTTGGGCTCTTGGATGTGGGTTTCCTAGCAGCAGCAATTCTGGTTACCCGCCTAGCATTGCAGGGTCAAGTGCGGATTGATGCAACGGGGTTCATATGTGCTGGCCTCAATATTGTTATGTATGGTTCGCCTCTTGCTGCCATG AAAACAGTGGTCATCACCAAGAGTGTTGAGTTCATGCCCTTCCtcctttccttcttccttttcttgaaCGGAGGGATTTGGACTTTATTTGCTATTCTCACAGGTGATTATTTTCTCGGG GTTCCAAATGGGGCTGGATTTTTACTTGGAACTGCACAGCTAGTCCTCTATGCGATTTACAGGAATGCCAAGCCTTCCAGGATCGTTTCTGATGGGCTTGAAGAAGGATGGCAATACCAAACCCTTATCTCATCTTCATCATCGGAACAATCCCATGAAGTTAAACAATAA
- the LOC110631425 gene encoding bidirectional sugar transporter SWEET17 isoform X2, whose amino-acid sequence MEILSLLFGVIGNVISVLMFLSPAGTFWRIVKHGCTEDFESIPYVCTLLSAALWTYYGIIKPGAFPVATVNGFGILVEIVYVTLFLIYAPPKMRAKTWILLGLLDVGFLAAAILVTRLALQGQVRIDATGFICAGLNIVMYGSPLAAMKTVVITKSVEFMPFLLSFFLFLNGGIWTLFAILTGSKWGWIFTWNCTASPLCDLQECQAFQDRF is encoded by the exons ATGGAAATCTTGAGTTTGCTTTTTGGAGTCATAG GCAATGTGATCTCAGTGCTCATGTTTCTTTCTCCAGC TGGAACCTTTTGGAGAATAGTAAAGCACGGATGCACAGAGGATTTCGAGAGTATTCCTTACGTGTGCACGTTACTGAGCGCAGCTTTATGGACCTACTATGGGATCATCAAGCCAGGAGCCTTCCCAGTTGCCACTGTCAATGGTTTTGGGATCCTGGTGGAAATCGTCTACGTAACTCTATTCCTTATATATGCACCACCAAAAATGAGG GCTAAAACGTGGATTCTTCTTGGGCTCTTGGATGTGGGTTTCCTAGCAGCAGCAATTCTGGTTACCCGCCTAGCATTGCAGGGTCAAGTGCGGATTGATGCAACGGGGTTCATATGTGCTGGCCTCAATATTGTTATGTATGGTTCGCCTCTTGCTGCCATG AAAACAGTGGTCATCACCAAGAGTGTTGAGTTCATGCCCTTCCtcctttccttcttccttttcttgaaCGGAGGGATTTGGACTTTATTTGCTATTCTCACAG GTTCCAAATGGGGCTGGATTTTTACTTGGAACTGCACAGCTAGTCCTCTATGCGATTTACAGGAATGCCAAGCCTTCCAGGATCGTTTCTGA
- the LOC110673939 gene encoding uncharacterized protein LOC110673939: MMDGIIKGGISGGGGGGGGGRVGIGEEDMGDGMQCSDHPYRNNPGGICAFCLQEKLGKLVSSSFPLPIRGSSSSSSSPSFRSDIGAGVGASNGGVAPSLSLSVRPTSTKGRTEGGNNSHYQEYYTRRVRIPFLLAKKKKKIMVASSSDRDIVFKRSKSTTTPGRNHFLYASTSTDDGEDFSPRRRGGFWSFLYLSSSKSSTTKKTDKVSSLTVATSASASASTTNGSVVKPKEKCLGSSLSKKGDIVVVEEDDSPNSQATASASSFERKVSRSRSVGCGSRSFSGDFFERISTGFGDCTLRRVESQREGKPKVPAATSNMKERVKCGGIFGGFMITSSSSSSSSSSYWVSSSAEDVNGKPGAGVAAGPLAHGRSRSWGWAFASPMRAFSKPSSKDGKRDIREASNKNNAPNLNAIPSLLAVRG; this comes from the coding sequence ATGATGGATGGAATCATCAAAGGAGGTATTAGTGGTGGCGGtggtggtggaggaggtggtaGGGTTGGTATTGGTGAAGAAGATATGGGTGATGGTATGCAATGCAGTGACCATCCTTATAGAAACAACCCAGGTGGGATCTGTGCCTTTTGCCTTCAAGAAAAGCTTGGCAAGctggtttcttcttcttttccatTACCTATTCGtggctcttcttcttcctcttcttctccttcttttaGATCTGATATTGGTGCTGGTGTTGGTGCTAGCAATGGTGGTGTTGCTCCTTCACTTTCTCTTTCTGTGCGTCCCACATCTACAAAAGGTAGAACTGAAGGTGGCAATAATAGTCACTATCAAGAATACTACACGAGGAGGGTCAGGATCCCTTTTCTTTTggctaaaaagaagaagaaaatcatGGTCGCATCATCATCAGATCGTGATATTGTTTTCAAGCGAAGCAAATCTACTACAACCCCTGGAAGAaaccatttcttgtatgcttctACTTCCACTGATGATGGAGAGGATTTTAGCCCGAGAAGAAGAGgtgggttctggtcatttctttaTCTTTCTTCCTCCAAGTCTAGTACTACCAAGAAAACAGATAAGGTGTCATCATTAACAGTAGCAACATCAGCATCAGCATCTGCATCAACAACAAATGGGTCTGTGGTGAAGCCGAAGGAAAAGTGCTTGGGGTCTTctttgtccaagaaaggagacaTTGTGGTGGTAGAAGAAGATGATAGTCCCAATAGTCAAGCTACTGCTTCTGCTTCATCTTTTGAAAGAAAGGTGTCAAGATCCAGATCTGTAGGATGTGGAAGCAGGAGCTTCTCTGGTGACTTCTTCGAGAGAATCTCAACGGGGTTTGGAGATTGCACTCTTAGGAGAGTGGAGTCGCAAAGGGAAGGCAAGCCAAAGGTCCCTGCAGCCACCTCTAACATGAAAGAAAGAGTCAAGTGCGGTGGCATCTTTGGCGGGTTCATGATCACATcctcatcttcatcttcatcatCGTCATCTTATTGGGTTTCATCGTCAGCAGAAGACGTGAATGGGAAACCAGGAGCTGGGGTTGCAGCCGGGCCTCTTGCTCATGGTAGGAGTAGAAGCTGGGGTTGGGCTTTTGCTAGTCCAATGAGAGCTTTTAGCAAGCCTTCTTCAAAAGATGGCAAGAGGGACATTAGAGAAGCTTCCAATAAGAACAATGCTCCAAACTTAAATGCCATTCCTTCATTGTTAGCTGTGAGAGGCTAA